Below is a genomic region from Pseudomonas svalbardensis.
GCCCATGAGCGATTCGCCCATAGCGATGACTTCGATCAAAGAGGCCATCGGCAAGGATTACCCGATGACGGTGACCGACATCCCCGGGCCGGATAAACATTTTCAGGTCCACCTGAAACTGGCGGACGGCAGCCCGGTAACCATCGACGTGCGACCCTCGATGGTGCCGTTGTCGCCGTGGTTACCCATCGTGTTGCTGGGGCAACTGGCACTGATGCTGATCTGCACCTGGCTGGCCGTGAGAATCGCCATCCGCCCCCTCACCCGCCTCGCCCAAGCGGTAGAGACCCTGGACCCCAACACCCATGCGGTGCACCTGGACGAAAAAGGCCCGACCGAAGTCGCCCATGCCGCCAAGGCCTTCAATTCGATGCAGGCGCGCATCGCCGCTTACCTCAAGGAACGCATGCAACTGCTGGCGGCGATTTCACACGACCTGCAAACCCCGATCACCCGCATGAAACTGCGTGCCGAATTCATGGACGACTCCGCCGAGAAAGACAAACTCTGGAATGATCTTGGCGAGATAGAACACCTGGTGCGCGAAGGCGTGGCCTATGCCCGCAGCGTTCATGGCGCCACCGAGGAAAGTCGCCGCACCCATCTGGATTCGTTCCTCGACAGCCTGGTGTTCGACTATCAGGACATGGGCAAAGACGTGCAGCTCGACGGTAAAAGTGACGCGGTGATCAACACCCGGCCGCACGCCTTGCGGCGAGTGCTGGTGAACCTGACGGACAACGCGCTGAAGTTCGCCGGCACCGCCGAGTTGTGGGTGGAAAAGAAGGCTGACGGCAGTTTGTCGGTGAAGGTGATGGACCGCGGTCCAGGGATTGCCGAGGAAGAATTGGCCCAAGTGATGGAACCGTTTTATCGCGTGGAGAACTCGCGTAACCGCAGTACCGGCGGGACCGGGTTGGGGTTGGCGATTGCGCAGCAGTTGGCGTTGGCGATCGGGGGATCGTTGACGTTGAGTAATCGTGAGGGGGGTGGGTTGTGCGCGGAGCTCAGATTACCGGCTCAGTAACATGATCGTTCCCACGCTCTGTGGGAACGATCGGTTACTGTGGCGAAGGGGCTTGCCCCCTCTCCACGGGTGACCTGAGCGTCAAGATCCTGCGCGGCGACAATCGTCCCGGCACCCTGACCCTGGATGAATACTGCGAACGTCCGCACGCGCTGGTGTCGTTTTCCGGGGACTTGACCGGGGCCATCGACAACGACCTCGCGCGCATCGGCCGCTCACGCCGGGTGGTGCTGGCGGTGCCGCAATTCGCCGGCCTGCGCGCCTTGCTGGCCGGCACCGATATGCTCGCCACGGTGCCGGACTACGCGGCGTGCGCGCTGATCGAAGGCAGCAGCCAGTTGCGTGCCGACGACCCGCCGTTTGACATCGTGCTGTCCGAGCTGTCCATGGTCTGGAACGGGGTCAACGATAACGATCCGGCAGAACGTTGGTTGCGCTCGCGAATTGCCCAACATATCTCGGCGCCGCTGCCGGGGCACTAACCGATGGGAAAGATGCGGGGTCGGTCTCTCGCAGGTACACCGGCAAGTCAGTGACCGGCGGCATGACCGGAATCTCGAAATACATTTGGATCACCCAGCCGCGGTGATAACTGGCGTGATTGACCACATGCATCAGTATCGCGCCGGCGCTCATGATGCCGCTTTCCCCCGAGACAAAACTGAACTCGACGGGTTTATCCAGCGAGGCATCGGTCTGTCGTTCGCTCCAGTCGCAATACCAGTGATCGATGACCTTTTGCGCCAGGCGCAACCCAGCGAGGTCGGGATGCAGCAGATCGTGTGAAGTTTTAAAGCCGTGCCCTCGGCCTTCGAGGTGGGCCTGCCAGATGCAGTCCACTACGTAGATGTGGTTCAGGGTGCCGATCATGTTCTTGAACACCGACACGCGCTCTTTATTGACCTCACCCGGCGGCAGTGCGGCCAGGCTGTCAAAGAGGCGTTGATTGGCCCAGCGTTTGTAATCGGCAAGCATGCGGGCAGTGCGTACGTTAATCATCGCAGGTCTCCCATTGTGATGGGCGCACTGCCAAGCATAGCCCTCAGGGCGAGCGGCATTGCAAACGCTGATTACCGGTCACTTCGCCGTAACACGGACTGTGTAGCAGCTGCCGAGCCTGCGAGGCTGCGTTCGGCTGCGAAGCAGTCGTAAAACCTGAGACCGCATTGCATCAGGTAGACCGCATTCGCCGGACTACGACGGCTTCGTCCGATCGCGGCCCGCGCCGAACGCAGCCTCGCAGGCTCGGCAGCTGCTACACCGGTCGTGGTGTGGCTAATATCGTCGTCACCCGATCAGCCAGCGCCAGGCAACTGGTCAACCCCGGCGATTCGATTCCGAACAGGTTCACCAGCCCCGGCACACCATGCTCGGCCGGGCCACTAATGACGAAGTCGGCCGCCAGCTCGGTCGGTCCGGTGATTTTCGGGCGGATGCCGCTGTAGGCGGGTTGCAGGCTGTTATCGGGCAACGCCGGCCAGTAGCGCCGGATCGCCTGATAAAACCCATCGGCTCGGCGTGGATCCACACGATAATCGACGTGATCGACCCATTCGACGTCCGGCCCGAAGCGCGCCTGGCCGCCCAGATCCAGCGTCATGTGCACGCCCAGTCCCGCACTTTCCGGGGCCGGATACACCAGATGCCGGAACGGCGCCCGGCCGCTGAAACTGAAATAGCTGCCCTTGCACAATCGTGCCTCGGGAACGTGCTGCGACGGCAGACCTTCAATCCGGCTCGCCACCTCAGGTGCCGGCAGTCCGGCGCAATTGATCAACTCGCGGCAGCTCAAGGTCATCGGTTGGGCGCCGCCCATCTGCAGTTCGAAACCTTGCTCGGTGCAACGGGCCGACGCCAGTGGCGTATGAAAAACCAGCGACGTGCCGCTGGCCTCGGCATCCGCCTGAAGCGCCAGCATCAGGGCATGGGAATCGACAATCCCGGTGGACGGCGACCAGAGCGCAGCGACGCAGGACACTGCCGGTTCAAGTTCCCGCGCCTGTTCGGCCTCCAGCCATTGCAGGTCATCGACGCCGTTGCTGCGACCCTGCGCCAACAACTTCTGCAAGGCCGCGCACTGACCGTCATCCGTGGCCACGATCAGCTTGCCCAGGCGCTGGTAATCGACGCCGCGCTCATCGCAAAAGGCGTAAAGGCGTTGTTTGCCCTCCACGCACAATTGCGCCTTGAGGCTGCCGCTCGGGTAGTAAATGCCGGCGTGGATCACTTCCGAATTGCGCGAGCTGATGCCCACGCCAATGCCCTCGCCCGCCTCGACCAGGATCACTTCCCGCCCGCTGCGGGCCAGGGCTCTGGCGACCGCCAGCCCGACCACTCCGGCCCCGACCAGCACGCATTCGATATCGATGCTCACCTGCCCTCCGCTCCTTTCACGCCAGCCCTCGTTCCCGATAATCGATCAGGCTGGAGAATATCGCCAGCAGCATGGCCATGACCACGAAGAAGATCAGCACCAGGAAATACGACCCGGTGAACGCTGAACATGCTGCGCATGACGAGGCAAGCGTGCAGCGATGCTGCAAAGGCAAGGAACCATGTCCGTGTGTTCTCGATTCAATGGACGTTGTTTTTCGTAGGAGCATGGCTTGCCCGCGATGGCGATCTCAAGAACGCCATCGCGAGCAAGCTTTGCTCCTACAGTGCCTGGCTGCTACCCAGGCTTGTGGTTATCCAAAACCCGATTGACCGCTAACTCACCCAACATGATCACCCGTTGCAGCACCAGCACCGTTTGCCGTCGCGGGCCGTCCGTTACGTCGGCGAGATCGTTGACCAGGGCGCTGGCTGATGCCAACGATTCACAGGCCTCGACGAGCAACGTTTCGTCATCCACCGCTGCGTCGATGGTGAAAATGGTGCTGGGTTTGCGGGGCGGTATCTGCGTTTTCGACGCCCCGGGGTTGAGGTAAAAGCTGAGTGCGCGGTCGGCCGCCTCTTTCATTTTCTTGGGGTCAAGATCAATAAAGGCGTCGTAGGGTACTGGACCGGTATTCGGGGGGTTGGGCGTAACTTTGAACATAGATGAAGCTCCTTGTTGCAGATTTTAAGGAGCCATCACCCTCGCTACCAAACGAAGGGTGGCGGCCATACGCGGGTTGGTAGACCGGCTGCAACAGGAAACCCGGCGCTCACAAAGGAGCCCCACGCATGACCACCATAAAAGCAGAGTCCCAAAAAAGAGACGGCATAAGGTGTTGCCATACGGCTGTTACAAGGCGGGCTACCAAACCCGATCACTGTTTTGCAGTGACCGGGAAACGATATAGCCTGCCCCATAGCCGCACAAGCCGGCGGATTCTGGCGTACGCGTAGGTAACGACGCAAGGTGTTGTAGCCGCTTATGACGTAACACCGAGTGTCTTTAAACGCGTGTCGTTAAACAGGTTTATGCACTGCGCCAGATCCGACGCCATCGCGAGCGAACTTTGCTCCTACGGTGCGCATCATAAAAATGACAATTAACTGTCATTTACCTGAACAAGTTCTAACTTCAATAACAGGATCCGACGTTTTTCCATTCAATTGCGTTTTAATCAACTATTGAAGGTTGACTTCACCCACCTGCCTGAGTAAATTGCGCGGGCCGGTTTCACAGGCCTTTTTTCAACTCACAAAAGAATCCAATGGACACAGTATCTAGTCGCTGCCGGGTGACTGCGAATTCGCAGGCTCTGGCACATAACCCAGAACATGACGGGACTCGACTTTTCGGTCGGGTGAGCTGCGCTAGAGCTTGATGCTCCACCGTAACTTGCCTCGCCGGCGTCAGTCCGGTCCAGAGGTATGTTATGAACTTCAAATCCACTGTAATGCCCGGCGTACGCGCCTTTGCCTCGACCATGCGGGTCAAGCTCTGCCGTGAGCGTCCTGCCACAGCCCGGGCCAGCGCACCGTTTTCCAGCCCATCCTCCCCTGCCAAGTCGCAACGGCGTGCCAACTGGCGCGTCTGCCCGATGACGGATCAGCTTCAGCAACGCTGGAGCCTCGACGATAGCCAGGAACCACCGAGTCGGCGCATCGCGCGCCTGTTCCAGCAGGCCGGCCTGATGTTCGGCCTGTTCCTCGGGGCGCGCACTTTCAATTGAACTGAAGGCACTTTAAAAGCCCTCCCTTAACGTTTTCCTTATCAAGGGATTCGGCAACTTCTTATTGCCTGTTAAATAGTGAGTTAGTTATGGACGAAGCCAGTAGACGGTTCGCTGCCCGTCACTTTCCAATCGACGGACAGCGAACATCAACTATTAAAAACGCAACGATCAGAATCGATCGCTTATTGGCGGCTCGACATACGTGCGCTCGTCTTTAATTAGCTGAGGTGCCTGTGTGTCGTGCCGCGAACCGGCGGCAGGAGCACAGCAATGACCCTTGTAAAAACCGCAAAGAAAACCGCCCAAGGCGCCAGCAACGACAATGCCAAACTGTCGATGCGCGCCGCCCGGGAAGCGCAGAACGGCCTGGCCGTCACGCTGACCAACCTCAACGCCACCACTGATGGCCTGACCGAATTCGAAGCCCAGGGCCGCCTCGCACGCAACGGTCACAACGAAGTGGCCCACGACAAGCCGCCTCACGCCCTCATCCAACTGCTCAAAGCCCTGAACAATCCCTTCATCTATGTGCTGCTGACCCTGGCCGGCATCAGTTTCTTCACTGACTACTGGCTGCCGATCAGGAACGGTGAAGCGGATGACGCCGACCTGACCAAGGTCATCATTATCATGACCATGGTCAGCCTCAGCAGCCTGCTGCGGTTCTGGCAGGAATACCGTTCGGCCAAGTCCGCCGAAGCCCTCAAGGCGATGGTGCGCACCACCGCTACCGTGCTGCGCCGCGAGCACAAGGACGGCAAATCGGTGCTGCGTGAAGTGCCGATGCGCGATCTGGTGGCTGGCGATATCGTTCAGTTGAGCGCTGGCGACATGATCCCGGCCGACATCCGCCTGATCGAATCCCGCGACCTGTTTATCAGCCAGGCTGTGCTGACCGGTGAAGCCTTGCCGGTCGAGAAGTACGACACCCTGGGCAATGTGGCGCAAAAGTCCGCCACCAGCACCGCGCCAGATCAGTCGAACCTGCTGGACCTGCCGAACATCTGTTTCATGGGCACCAACGTGGTCAGCGGCACGGCCAAGGCTGTGGTGGTGGCTACCGGGGCTCGGACTTACTTCGGCTCACTGGCCAAAGCCATCGTCGGCTCGCGGGTGCAAACCGCGTTCGACCGTGGGGTGAACAGCGTCAGTTGGTTGCTGATCCGCTTCATGCTGGTGATGGTACCGATTGTGTTCCTGCTCAACGGCTTCTCCAAGGGTGACTGGGGCGATGCGTTCCTGTTTGCCTTGGCCGTTGCCGTTGGCCTGACCCCGGAAATGCTGCCGATGATCGTCAGTGCCAACCTGGCCAAAGGCGCCATGGCTATGGCCAAGCAAAAAGTGGTGGTCAAGCGCCTCAATGCGATCCAGAACTTCGGTTCGATGGACGTGCTGTGCACCGACAAGACCGGCACCCTGACCCAGGACAAGATCATCCTCGAACACCACGTCGACAGCCACGGCCGGCGCGACGATTCGATCCTCGAACTGGCGTGGCTCAACAGCCATCACCAGAGTGGTCTGAAGAATCTGATGGACCAAGCCGTGGTGCAATTCGCCAACGTTAATCCAACGTTCCGTGTGCCGTTCGCCTACAGCAAAGTCGACGAATTGCCGTTCGACTTCGTCCGTCGGCGCCTGTCGATCATCGTCAAGGACAGCCGCGACGATCACCTGTTGGTGTGCAAGGGCGCGGTCGAGGAAATGCTCAGCATCGCCTGCCACATCAATGAAAGCGGCCAGGTGGTCGCGCTGGATGCACAGCGACGCAAAGACTTGCTGGCCCTGGCCAACGAGTACAACGAGGACGGTTTCAGGGTACTGCTGGTTGCCACCCGCGAAATCCCGAAAACCCAAAGCAAAAACCAGTACAAAACCGCCGATGAGCGCGACCTGGTGATTCGCGGCTTCCTGACCTTCCTCGATCCGCCAAAGGAAACTGCCGGCCCGGCCATTGCCGCACTGCGCGACATGGGCGTGACGGTCAAGGTGCTGACCGGCGACAACGCCGTGGTCACCTGCAAGATCTGCCGTGAAGTCGGCCTCGATCCAGGCACGCCGCTGCTCGGCCAAGACATCGAGCACATGGACGACACCACCCTCAAGCTGCGGGTCGAAGAACGCACGGTGTTCGCCAAGCTGACACCACTCCAAAAATCCCGGGTGCTCAAGGCGCTGCAAGGCAACGGTCACACCGTGGGTTTCCTCGGCGACGGCATCAACGACGCCCCGGCGCTACGCGATGCCGACGTCGGGATCTCGGTGGACAGCGGCACGGACATCGCCAAGGAGTCGGCGGACATCATCCTCCTGGAAAAGAGCCTGATGGTGCTCGAAGAAGGCGTGCTCAAGGGTCGCGAAACCTTCGGCAATATCATGAAGTACCTGAACATGACCGCCAGCTCCAATTTCGGCAACGTGTTCTCAGTGCTGGTGGCCAGTGCGTTCATTCCATTTTTGCCGATGCTGTCGATCCACCTGCTGCTGCAAAACCTCATGTACGACATCTCTCAGCTGGCGTTGCCGTGGGACAAGATGGACAAGGAGTTCCTGCGCAAACCGCGCAAGTGGGATGCGAAGAACATCGGTCGCTTCATGCTGTGGATCGGGCCGACCTCGTCGATCTTCGACATCACCACGTTTGCCCTGATGTGGTACGTGTTCGCCGCCAACAGCGTGGAAATGCAGAGCCTGTTTCAGTCTGGCTGGTTCATCGAAGGATTGCTGTCGCAGACGTTGGTGGTGCACATGCTGCGCACCCAGAAGATTCCGTTCTTCCAGAGCACGGCTGCATTGCCGGTGATTCTCGCGACCGGCGTAGTGATCTGCCTGGGCATCTACATCCCCTTCTCGCCGCTGGGCGCGCTGGTCGGCCTGGTGCCGTTGCCATGGGAATACTTCCCTTGGCTGGTGGGTACTTTGCTCAGCTACTGCGTGGTGGCGCAGACCATGAAGACGATCTACATCCGCCGGTTCAAGCAGTGGTACTGATCGCCTGAACACCACCAATCCCCTGTGGGAGCGAGCCTGCTCGCGAAGGCGGCGGGTCAATCAACATCGATGTTGGCTGACAGTCCGCTTTCGCGAGCAGGCTCGCTCCCACAAGGGACATGCGTTAACCCTACCGAAAAAAGGAGAGTTCTCATGTCGGGAACGACTCTACTGATCAACCTCGCGGGCGCCATTGCACTGTTGCTGTGGGGCACGCACATGATTTCTTCGGCGCTGTTGCGCGGCTTCGGCACGCCACTGCGCCACTGGATGGGTCGGCATCTGAACAACCGCTGGCTGGCCCTGCTCGCGGGCATCGGCATCACCGGCGTCTTGCAAAGCAGCACCGCCGTCAGCCTGATGGCCACCTCGTTCACTGCCGCCGGCACCCTGGGCCTGGCCCCGGCGCTGGCGGTGATGCTCGGCGCCAACATCGGATCGACCCTGGTGGTGCAGCTGCTCAGCGCTGACATTTCGATCCTTACACCCATCGTTTTACTGACCGGCCTGACCGTCTTCCGGCTGCGGGATGACTCGCGTTTCGAGAGCGTCGGCTGTGCATTGATCGGCCTGGGGCTGATGCTGATGGCCCTGCATATGCTCGGCTCGACACTGGCCGACGTGGAAGGCACGCCCGTGTTCCAGCTGATCATGCAAAGCCTCGACGGCGACCTGCTGATTGCGCTGCTGGTAGCGCTGATCCTTACCTGGCTCTGCCATTCGAGCGTGGCCGTGGTGCTGTTGATCGTGTCCCTGGCCGCCACCGGAATGCTCTCGGCAACGACCATCGTCGCGCTGGTGCTCGGGGTGAACATTGGCGGTGCGTTACCGTCGGTGATCAATGCCGGCTCGAACATCGGCCGACGCCTGCCCCTCGGCAATCTGCTGGTGCGGGCCTTGGGCGCGGCAGTGGTGTTGCCCCTGGCCGGGTGGCTGGCATCGCTGAATCTCGATCCGGCGGCGCTGGTGGTTTACCTGCACACCGGCTTCAACCTTTTGCTGGCGCTGGTGTTCATCGGTTTCACCGAGCCCATGGCCAGACTGCTGAATCGCCTGTTGCCGGAGCCGGCGCGGGATGTCGATCCGGGCATGCCGCGCTACCTCGACGAAGCCGGGCTGGAGGTGGCCAACATCGGCCTGTCCAACGCCTCCCGCGAAGCCCTGCGCATCGCCGACATGCTCTCGGCCATGCTTGAGCGCACGCTGCAGCTGTTCCATACCTCGGCGCCGGCCTGTGCCGATGAGGTGCGGCGCATCGATCAATCCACGGACCTGTTGAGCGCGGCGATTCGCGCCTATCTGGCGGACATTGGCCAGGAAGGCATCAGCGACAGCGATGCCGATCGCGCCCAGGAAATCCTCACGTTTGTGATCAACCTCGAACACGCCGCGGACATTCTTTCCGCCAGCCTCACGGAGTTGGCCGTGCGCCGCTTGCGCCGCGGTGAACACTTTTCGGTGTTCGAGTTGCGCAACATTGCGCCGTTGCACGAGGCGCTGTTGGAAAGCCTGAGCCTGGCAATCACCGTGTTCCTGCGCGAAGACATTGCCACCGCGCACCAGTTGATCAGTCGCAAGGAGAGCGTCCGGCGACTCGAAGCCGACGCCAGCCGTCAGCACTTTCGCAAACTGCAGGAGGACAAAAACACCTGGGCTGAATCCGGCGACATCTTTCAGCGCGTGCTGCGTGACTATCGTCGGGTACACCACCACATCGCCGCCCTCGCCTATCCGCTGCTGGAACGGGCGGGTGAGCCGTTGGGCGATGATCAGGCCAAGGAGGCCTCGCCATGCGCGTCCTGATTTGTGCCGGCCGCCATTACGCCGACAGCCGCCAATGCCGCCGCGTGCTCGACGCCTTCCAGCGCCTGCACCCGGTGCAGGTGCTGATCCATGGCGGCAATCAATACCTGGGCGCCGACATCGAGGAATGGGCCCGTGAACACGGCGCCGACATCGTGCGCTACCCACCCAACTGGCAACGCCACGGCAAACTGGCCGAACGCCTGCGCAACCACTTCATGCTGCACGACAGCCGCCCCGACGTGGTCATCGCCCTGCCCGGCGGTGAAGACACTGAAGAACTGGTCGCACAGGCTCGGGGGAAGGGTTTGCAAACGTTATCGGTAGCGGATTGGGGCTAAATCCAGGATCTGTCAGTAAAAGAGGAACCCTGTGGGAGCGGCGAGGGGCTGAGTTTTTTCAGAGGCAGGCGTTGGACTGATAACGCTTCGGCAGGGAACTCCTGGCGACCGCCACGCATCCTACAGATGTGGTACTTCCTTTTTTGCTTCACGCTTTCAGAGGACACCGTCATGCGCCGTCTGATTATCATCTCTTCACTAGTGCTTTGTTTGCCCGTTGGTTCAGCCATGGCCGATGTAGATGCAAAAGATGTCGCCACCTCGGCTGGGGTCTCCGCATCGCTGTACTCGACCTTCAAGGATGACAAACGGGTGATTCCGGCCCGAGATGACGCCACCAGCTTCGTCGCCAGTGGCGGGGCGATTCGTGGTGCTTATCTGGAGTCGTACTTAAAGCAGGTTCGTCTGGAAAATCCCGGCCTCAACGCCAGCGACGAAGACCTGGCCAGAGCGATCCTCGTCCAGGAAGGCGTAGCTGCAGGTCAATAAAGGCTGAAAAAGTAGCGGTGGGGCTTGCGGCACCCGGATAGTGTTTGCAGCCCTACCTTGCTTCAGCACCCGTGGATAATCGCGCCCAACCCGCCACCAGTTGCGCGCTGATGCTCACGCCACCGCACACCACAATCACCACATCATGGGCGCCGGCAATCGCCGGATGGTTCAGGTAGCCAATCGCCAACGAAACGCCGCACGCCGGCTCGACCAACTGACGCAGGTCGTTGGCGTAACGCACCACGCCCATGATCGCCTCGTCATCGCTGAGCACCACGCACTCGTGGGGGAAATCGAGGATGTGCTGCACCGGCCAGGCGGCCACCAACGTAGCGCCGAGCGACCGGGCGACCGTATCGATCCGGGAAAATATGACCGGATATCCCGCACTGACAGCGGCGGCAAAAGACGCAGAACCCTGGGTTTCACACGCGATGATCCGGCAGTCCATGCGCTTGTGGCGGATCAATCCTGTGAGAATTCCCGCCAGCAAACCTCCGCCCCCTACCGACATCACAAATGCATCGACCTGAGGGCAATCCTCGAGGATTTCATCGACCATCGTGCTGTGCCCTTCCCACAGCACCGGGTGATCGAAGGCTGGCACGTATTCGGTGTCCACGCCCTGCGCGAGTTCCTTGGCCCGTAGATTGGCTTCGTCCCAGACCTTGCCATGGACGATCACCTCGGCACCGGTTTTCCTGATCCGTGCGCGGGTGGTTTCCGGCGTGGTGTGTGGCACCACAATGCAGGCTTTCAACCCCAGTCTGGCGGCAGCCACGGCAGTGGCGAACCCCGCGTTTCCGCCGGAAGGACAGATCACTTTGCGTTTCCCTTGCTCCGCTGCCTGGCTGCACAAGAGCCCTATGCCACGAAGTTTGAATGAGCCGCTGGGTTGCAGGTTTTCCAGCTTGAGCCAGATTCGTCGGGATGGAGTCGACAGGTCTGGATGCAGAATCAAGGGCGTTCTGATGTGAAGCATTTGTGGAGCTCCTTAAGGGTGAACGGTCCTAATCCAAGCTTAGTTCACCCTGCCCGGCGGCTACCGCTTCAGCGATAACGCGGTGCTGCCGTGGAGTTGCCAAACAAACCTGAAAGCGTCTGACGCCGGGCTTCGTAGGCGTCCCACTGATCGCCTTGGTGCAGGCCCGGAATGGTCACCACTTCGCCTTGCGCCAGGCCCGACAGCGCTGCATCGACCATGTCCTGGGCAGACATCACGATCTCTTGTGGCAGGTTTTCCACCGGGTTGCCGGCCTCGCTCCAGAAGTCGGTGGCGGTAGCGCCGGGCAATACGGCCTGGATCCGAATGCCTTTGTCCGCCAGTTCGCGGTGCATCGATTGGCTCAGGCCGAGGACAAACGCCTTGGTCCCGCCATACACGCCGTTGAGAATTTCCGGGGCGATGGCAACGATCGAGGAGATATTGATCACAGTTCCGGTGCCACGGGCAACGAAGCCTGGCACCACCGCGTAAGCCAGGCGCATCAACGCGGTCACGTTGAGGGTGATCATGTCTTCCATGTCATCCACGGGGCTGCCGAGCAGCGGCATGACAGCGCCGACCCCGGCGTTGTTGACCAATAGGGTGATACTGGCGTCGGAGCGTAGAATTTCTTCGACCCGCCGCAAGTCGGCCTTGTCTTTCAGATCAGCGGCGACCACTTCCACGGCGCGACCGGTTTCGTTACTCAGGTGGTTGGCCAGGGCGTTCAGTTTCGCCTGGCTGCGGGCGACCAGAATCAGGTCGTAACCTTGCCGGGCGAGACGGTCGGCATACACCGCGCCGATGCCCGAAGAAGCGCCAGTGATCAGAGCGGTACCTTTGGATGAGAGAGCCATGTCGATTTCCTTCACAGTGAGGCGATAACTTCGCCGGGTGTGAACCGTTATAAAGGGTCTAACGCCCGTCTCAAATGACGTTTAAAGTACGTTTTTCGGACATGACCTTTTGAGGACATCTCGATGACTTCCGTCGCATTTGTAGTGTTTGAAGGGTTCCAGTCCATGGCGCTGGCGGCCATGCCGGTGTTCGAGTACGCCAATTTCAGCGCCGGCGAGGCGCTTTATGAGGTCAGCGTATTGTCCGAAGACGGCCGCACATTGCGCGCTTCCGGTGGGCTGAGCGTCGGCACCGAGGCCTTTGGTGAGCGGGTGTTCGACACAGTGATCGTGGTGGGCGGCGATGCCATCCTCGAGCAGGCGCCCGAGGGCGTACTGAACTACCTGCGCGCAAACGTTAAAACCGCACGGCGCACGGCGTCGATCTGCTCCGGGGCGTTCGTCCTGGCCCAGGCCGGTTTGCTCGACGGACGGCGGGCCACCACCCATTGGGCTTATGCACGGGAGCTGCAAGCGCGGTTTCCGTCGATCAAGGTCGAAGAAGACCGCATCTACGTCATC
It encodes:
- a CDS encoding SLOG family protein — translated: MRVLICAGRHYADSRQCRRVLDAFQRLHPVQVLIHGGNQYLGADIEEWAREHGADIVRYPPNWQRHGKLAERLRNHFMLHDSRPDVVIALPGGEDTEELVAQARGKGLQTLSVADWG
- a CDS encoding pyridoxal-phosphate dependent enzyme, which produces MLHIRTPLILHPDLSTPSRRIWLKLENLQPSGSFKLRGIGLLCSQAAEQGKRKVICPSGGNAGFATAVAAARLGLKACIVVPHTTPETTRARIRKTGAEVIVHGKVWDEANLRAKELAQGVDTEYVPAFDHPVLWEGHSTMVDEILEDCPQVDAFVMSVGGGGLLAGILTGLIRHKRMDCRIIACETQGSASFAAAVSAGYPVIFSRIDTVARSLGATLVAAWPVQHILDFPHECVVLSDDEAIMGVVRYANDLRQLVEPACGVSLAIGYLNHPAIAGAHDVVIVVCGGVSISAQLVAGWARLSTGAEAR
- a CDS encoding SDR family NAD(P)-dependent oxidoreductase — translated: MALSSKGTALITGASSGIGAVYADRLARQGYDLILVARSQAKLNALANHLSNETGRAVEVVAADLKDKADLRRVEEILRSDASITLLVNNAGVGAVMPLLGSPVDDMEDMITLNVTALMRLAYAVVPGFVARGTGTVINISSIVAIAPEILNGVYGGTKAFVLGLSQSMHRELADKGIRIQAVLPGATATDFWSEAGNPVENLPQEIVMSAQDMVDAALSGLAQGEVVTIPGLHQGDQWDAYEARRQTLSGLFGNSTAAPRYR
- a CDS encoding DUF2388 domain-containing protein, which gives rise to MRRLIIISSLVLCLPVGSAMADVDAKDVATSAGVSASLYSTFKDDKRVIPARDDATSFVASGGAIRGAYLESYLKQVRLENPGLNASDEDLARAILVQEGVAAGQ